One Aegilops tauschii subsp. strangulata cultivar AL8/78 chromosome 7, Aet v6.0, whole genome shotgun sequence genomic window carries:
- the LOC109766699 gene encoding uncharacterized protein isoform X1, giving the protein MPSSSVDPDNGVPTAAEIDDAEAVLPSRPTGDERLVSSLRTQADVDDLRKKHGIPSEYAARPAGDDRRACTRPPPGSICVYAHALEAGMRVPLPSFFCEVLVHFGIAPAQLMPNAWRAMAGFLALCNSAGVPPSLAVFRRFFVLSISSKKHKGWYHFRARDRSVLRFTGMPGTPMDWKKLFFFLSSPEPWPCPVEWGKPSMSSFINPALTSEENRSAAKLLRAYGGAAVDITTCLCDGNRAAIAMIPAASPMPPLTPSSSTTTRLNSSSKGMDPSVYHMMKTMLAEKAAAQASASAKKVKAEPGSNAQAPPPLCGKKRGLEEANGEDSSAHSLLSGMCSPPPGFSGKPQHFPSRHDGDATGWEAARKLLQGAVSPPLERAFAAKEPSDVVRSSYAAILQAANYASFSLGYALELEKKLAARDAEVAALREQLEAAKAELAAVQRGADAQANAELAAEQHVLGPEERVRRRAEHALEGYQRWRDDSSAHVTAAAAPTTSTAPTQQMIHSNGRHKRARGSTKYDKKQWVL; this is encoded by the exons ATGCCTTCCTCCTCCGTCGACCCGGACAACGGCGTCCCCACCGCCGCCGAAATCGACGACGCCGAAGCTGTGCTGCCGTCGAGGCCCACCGGCGACGAGCGCCTCGTGTCCTCCCTGCGCACGCAGGCCGACGTCGACGACCTCCGCAAGAAGCACGGCATCCCGAGCGAGTACGCCGCGCGCCCCGCCGGCGACGACCGCCGCGCCTGCACGCGGCCGCCGCCGGGGTCCATCTGCGTCTACGCGCACGCGCTGGAGGCCGGGATGCGCGTCCCGCTGCCCAGCTTCTTCTGCGAGGTGCTCGTCCACTTCGGCATCGCGCCGGCCCAGCTCATGCCCAACGCGTGGCGAGCCATGGCGGGATTCCTCGCGCTCTGCAACTCCGCCGGCGTGCCGCCGTCGCTCGCCGTGTTCCGGCGCTTCTTCGTGCTGTCCATCAGCAGCAAGAAGCACAAAGGATGGTACcatttccgggccagggaccgcTCCGTCTTGCGCTTCACGGGGATGCCAGGGACGCCCATGGACTGGAAGAAATTGTTTTTCTTCCTCTCCTCGCCGGAGCCGTGGCCTTGCCCCGTGGAGTGGGGCAAGCCGTCCATGAGCTCCTTCATAAATCCGGCCCTCACTAGTGAGGAAAATAGATCCGCGGCGAAACTATTGCGCGCTTATGGCGGCGCCGCCGTTGATATCACGACATGTCTGTGCGATGGCAACCGTGCGGCCATCGCCATGATCCCCGCCGCATCTCCGATGCCACCTCTGACGCCTTCTTCTTCTACCACTACTCGCCTCAATTCCAGTTCCAAAG GCATGGATCCCTCCGTCTACCACATGATGAAGACTATGCTCGCGGAGAAGGCGGCCGCGCAAGCGTCGGCGTCGGCGAAGAAGGTGAAAGCCGAGCCGGGCAGCAACGCGCAAGCGCCGCCTCCTTTGTGCGGGAAGAAGAGGGGCCTGGAGGAAGCCAACGGCGAGGACAGTTCAGCTCATTCTTTGCTGTCCGGCATGTGTTCGCCGCCACCGGGCTTCTCTGGGAAGCCACAGCACTTCCCCAGCAGGCACGACGGAGACGCCACGGGCTGGGAGGCTGCGCGGAAGCTGCTGCAAGGCGCCGTGTCGCCACCGCTGGAGCGCGCGTTCGCGGCGAAGGAGCCCTCCGACGTCGTCAGGTCAAGCTACGCTGCGATTCTGCAG GCGGCGAACTACGCGTCGTTCTCCCTGGGCTACGCTCTGGAGCTGGAGAAGaagctggcggcgcgggacgcgGAGGTCGCCGCGCTGCGGGAGCAGCTGGAGGCGGCGAAGGCAGAGCTCGCCGCCGTGCAGCGCGGGGCAGACGCTCAGGCAAATGCGGAGCTCGCCGCCGAGCAGCATGTCCTGGGGCCCGAGGAGCGCGTGCGGCGGCGCGCGGAGCACGCGCTGGAGGGGTACCAGCGCTGGCGAG
- the LOC109766699 gene encoding uncharacterized protein isoform X2 — translation MPSSSVDPDNGVPTAAEIDDAEAVLPSRPTGDERLVSSLRTQADVDDLRKKHGIPSEYAARPAGDDRRACTRPPPGSICVYAHALEAGMRVPLPSFFCEVLVHFGIAPAQLMPNAWRAMAGFLALCNSAGVPPSLAVFRRFFVLSISSKKHKGWYHFRARDRSVLRFTGMPGTPMDWKKLFFFLSSPEPWPCPVEWGKPSMSSFINPALTSEENRSAAKLLRAYGGAAVDITTCLCDGNRAAIAMIPAASPMPPLTPSSSTTTRLNSSSKGMDPSVYHMMKTMLAEKAAAQASASAKKVKAEPGSNAQAPPPLCGKKRGLEEANGEDSSAHSLLSGMCSPPPGFSGKPQHFPSRHDGDATGWEAARKLLQGAVSPPLERAFAAKEPSDVVRSSYAAILQAANYASFSLGYALELEKKLAARDAEVAALREQLEAAKAELAAVQRGADAQANAELAAEQHVLGPEERVRRRAEHALEG, via the exons ATGCCTTCCTCCTCCGTCGACCCGGACAACGGCGTCCCCACCGCCGCCGAAATCGACGACGCCGAAGCTGTGCTGCCGTCGAGGCCCACCGGCGACGAGCGCCTCGTGTCCTCCCTGCGCACGCAGGCCGACGTCGACGACCTCCGCAAGAAGCACGGCATCCCGAGCGAGTACGCCGCGCGCCCCGCCGGCGACGACCGCCGCGCCTGCACGCGGCCGCCGCCGGGGTCCATCTGCGTCTACGCGCACGCGCTGGAGGCCGGGATGCGCGTCCCGCTGCCCAGCTTCTTCTGCGAGGTGCTCGTCCACTTCGGCATCGCGCCGGCCCAGCTCATGCCCAACGCGTGGCGAGCCATGGCGGGATTCCTCGCGCTCTGCAACTCCGCCGGCGTGCCGCCGTCGCTCGCCGTGTTCCGGCGCTTCTTCGTGCTGTCCATCAGCAGCAAGAAGCACAAAGGATGGTACcatttccgggccagggaccgcTCCGTCTTGCGCTTCACGGGGATGCCAGGGACGCCCATGGACTGGAAGAAATTGTTTTTCTTCCTCTCCTCGCCGGAGCCGTGGCCTTGCCCCGTGGAGTGGGGCAAGCCGTCCATGAGCTCCTTCATAAATCCGGCCCTCACTAGTGAGGAAAATAGATCCGCGGCGAAACTATTGCGCGCTTATGGCGGCGCCGCCGTTGATATCACGACATGTCTGTGCGATGGCAACCGTGCGGCCATCGCCATGATCCCCGCCGCATCTCCGATGCCACCTCTGACGCCTTCTTCTTCTACCACTACTCGCCTCAATTCCAGTTCCAAAG GCATGGATCCCTCCGTCTACCACATGATGAAGACTATGCTCGCGGAGAAGGCGGCCGCGCAAGCGTCGGCGTCGGCGAAGAAGGTGAAAGCCGAGCCGGGCAGCAACGCGCAAGCGCCGCCTCCTTTGTGCGGGAAGAAGAGGGGCCTGGAGGAAGCCAACGGCGAGGACAGTTCAGCTCATTCTTTGCTGTCCGGCATGTGTTCGCCGCCACCGGGCTTCTCTGGGAAGCCACAGCACTTCCCCAGCAGGCACGACGGAGACGCCACGGGCTGGGAGGCTGCGCGGAAGCTGCTGCAAGGCGCCGTGTCGCCACCGCTGGAGCGCGCGTTCGCGGCGAAGGAGCCCTCCGACGTCGTCAGGTCAAGCTACGCTGCGATTCTGCAG GCGGCGAACTACGCGTCGTTCTCCCTGGGCTACGCTCTGGAGCTGGAGAAGaagctggcggcgcgggacgcgGAGGTCGCCGCGCTGCGGGAGCAGCTGGAGGCGGCGAAGGCAGAGCTCGCCGCCGTGCAGCGCGGGGCAGACGCTCAGGCAAATGCGGAGCTCGCCGCCGAGCAGCATGTCCTGGGGCCCGAGGAGCGCGTGCGGCGGCGCGCGGAGCACGCGCTGGAGGG